In Acidobacteriota bacterium, a genomic segment contains:
- a CDS encoding carbohydrate binding family 9 domain-containing protein gives MRGERFLLIGAFAFFGLFFLSNLYALAGEGTNIYSYHAFKYDGDPKVKIDGKLDEPIWKKLKPITNFIQTDPDEGAPATERTEVYIFYDNKNIYFGFICYDSQPNKILAYVTRRDNFRSSDSITILLDTFHNLRNGYSFTLNARGVQRDERLSEVTGGGGRGRGRGAPGLMRDRNWDGIWMSAARITDFGWTAEIAIPFKTLRFKPGKDQVWGLNISRYIMRKNETVCWVPVKRYDRDMRPSKAGELTGISDIYPGRNMEFLPFFVYRNESHMEDELDTVVSRPKLGLNFRYGITSDLVADFTLNPDFAQTEVDVENIRLSKYELFYPEKRAFFMEGADIFKTPIQLFFSRRIGRILPDYSEQPLALGGKVIGSIGKQRIGIIEAVMSPTSYYDPDDGEYQDVAGANFFVFRWQRDILKKSSIGFITVNRDQRYDGELDTQRAHGVDLALNLGDHTRLYSQFAASSQPGDNADFMSRTAFVAGASYRSNQFEASFGFQNIGEDFDVSRIGYYPRVDRLGGNGSVEFRPYIFSHGIRYLSFRTSYSRLFNHSGELEDGNVDFSFGVNLSNFWYMGASYSITDERYFVFEDGEKNSELTTIYRKRRFSFRIFSPWNKPIGGRLMFSKGDYIDYADCFFGENYSLSLGMNARIGTKLSLDFNVNYIREFYSDGRFQENRGLYVTRVNYSFNHKARIRFVGQYNVETAQFIADSLFTYDFTARSGFYIGFRDRRNLDPTSTAPEEKRFFFKISYLLSL, from the coding sequence ATGAGAGGAGAAAGGTTTTTACTGATCGGAGCGTTTGCTTTCTTCGGTTTATTCTTTTTATCGAATCTCTACGCTTTGGCTGGTGAGGGGACTAATATCTATTCCTACCATGCTTTTAAGTACGATGGCGACCCAAAGGTGAAGATCGACGGGAAGCTCGACGAACCCATATGGAAGAAGCTCAAACCGATAACCAATTTCATCCAAACCGACCCCGATGAAGGGGCGCCAGCTACTGAGCGAACCGAGGTCTATATCTTCTATGACAACAAGAATATCTACTTTGGCTTTATCTGTTATGATTCTCAGCCGAATAAGATATTAGCCTATGTTACTCGCCGTGACAACTTTAGAAGCTCCGATTCCATTACCATTCTCCTCGATACCTTCCATAATTTAAGAAACGGCTATTCCTTCACCCTGAATGCCAGGGGAGTGCAGAGGGATGAGCGCCTCTCTGAGGTTACCGGTGGTGGTGGCAGAGGAAGAGGGAGGGGGGCACCTGGGTTGATGCGAGACAGGAACTGGGATGGGATATGGATGAGCGCCGCCAGGATCACCGATTTCGGCTGGACCGCGGAGATTGCCATCCCCTTCAAGACGCTGAGGTTCAAGCCGGGTAAGGATCAAGTCTGGGGGCTAAACATATCTCGGTACATTATGAGAAAGAACGAGACTGTTTGTTGGGTGCCGGTGAAGAGGTACGATCGAGATATGAGGCCCTCGAAGGCGGGGGAACTCACCGGCATCTCCGATATCTATCCCGGAAGGAATATGGAGTTCCTCCCCTTCTTCGTTTACCGGAATGAGAGCCATATGGAGGATGAGTTGGATACCGTGGTGAGCCGCCCCAAACTCGGGTTGAACTTCCGCTACGGGATCACCTCCGATCTCGTTGCCGATTTTACCTTGAACCCCGATTTCGCCCAGACCGAGGTTGATGTAGAGAATATAAGGCTTTCCAAGTACGAGCTATTCTACCCAGAGAAACGCGCCTTCTTTATGGAGGGGGCAGATATATTTAAGACCCCGATCCAGCTCTTTTTCAGCCGGAGGATCGGCCGTATCCTCCCCGATTATTCAGAGCAACCGCTTGCCCTTGGGGGGAAGGTTATCGGGAGTATCGGGAAGCAGAGGATAGGGATCATCGAGGCGGTAATGTCCCCTACCTCCTATTACGATCCCGATGATGGTGAATATCAGGATGTTGCTGGAGCGAACTTTTTCGTTTTCCGCTGGCAGAGAGATATCCTGAAGAAGTCGAGCATCGGATTCATCACCGTCAACCGGGACCAGAGATACGATGGGGAGCTGGATACCCAGCGGGCTCATGGCGTTGATCTCGCCTTAAACTTGGGGGATCATACCCGGCTCTACTCCCAGTTCGCTGCCAGCTCCCAGCCAGGGGATAACGCCGATTTTATGAGCCGAACCGCCTTTGTCGCTGGGGCGAGCTATCGGAGCAATCAGTTTGAAGCGAGCTTCGGCTTCCAGAATATAGGTGAGGATTTTGATGTAAGCAGGATAGGATATTATCCCCGGGTCGATAGATTGGGGGGTAATGGCTCGGTTGAATTTCGCCCTTACATATTTAGCCATGGGATAAGGTATCTTAGCTTCCGTACATCCTATAGCCGTCTCTTCAACCATTCCGGCGAGCTTGAGGATGGAAATGTTGATTTTTCCTTTGGGGTTAACCTCAGCAATTTCTGGTATATGGGAGCGAGCTATTCGATAACCGATGAGCGGTACTTTGTGTTCGAGGATGGAGAAAAGAATTCCGAGCTTACCACCATTTATAGGAAGAGGAGGTTTTCCTTCCGTATCTTCAGCCCGTGGAATAAACCGATTGGTGGCAGACTTATGTTCAGCAAGGGGGACTATATCGACTACGCCGATTGTTTCTTCGGGGAGAATTATTCCCTCAGTTTGGGGATGAATGCAAGGATTGGTACTAAATTATCTCTTGACTTTAATGTCAATTATATTAGAGAATTTTATTCAGATGGAAGGTTTCAGGAGAATCGTGGGCTCTATGTAACCAGGGTAAACTACTCCTTCAACCATAAGGCGAGGATAAGATTTGTTGGCCAATATAATGTGGAAACCGCTCAGTTTATTGCTGATTCCCTGTTCACCTATGATTTCACCGCCAGAAGCGGTTTTTACATCGGCTTCCGCGATCGGAGGAACCTCGATCCAACATCCACTGCTCCCGAGGAGAAAAGATTTTTCTTTAAGATCTCCTACCTCCTATCGTTATAA